A window of Persicobacter psychrovividus contains these coding sequences:
- a CDS encoding NUDIX hydrolase has translation MSTRSRGKSVYYFPGGKREAGETDVEVLCREIKEELDVEIDRDSAIYIGTFEAHAHGHDAEVLLQMRCYEANFSGTLTASSEIDCFEWMRYRDRERTSEVDQKIFDFLWERALIDM, from the coding sequence TTGAGCACGCGTAGTAGGGGTAAATCGGTTTATTATTTCCCTGGCGGAAAAAGGGAAGCGGGGGAGACCGATGTTGAGGTGCTTTGCCGGGAGATTAAAGAGGAACTTGATGTGGAGATAGACCGGGACTCTGCCATTTATATAGGCACTTTTGAAGCACACGCACACGGGCATGATGCGGAAGTATTGTTGCAGATGCGGTGTTATGAAGCGAATTTTTCGGGAACACTGACCGCTTCAAGTGAAATCGATTGCTTCGAGTGGATGCGCTATCGGGATCGGGAACGGACTTCGGAAGTGGATCAGAAGATATTTGATTTTTTATGGGAGAGGGCGTTGATTGATATGTAA
- a CDS encoding ATP-binding protein codes for MSQRQALPIGIQTFETLRSSKDDFLYIDKTGQIYEMTKLSAGYYFLSRPRRFGKSMLCSTMQALFEGKQELFEGLYIHDKWDWSEQYPVVRVDLSGIKYTSVEDLEKQLTNCLIDNCHKFQLDFGNFKKSGHGPQLSELIRTLYEKFEHKVVILIDEYDKPIQDTLSNDDDLASKSLDVLRGFYSAIKASDQYIRFCFMTGITKFTGVGLFSGANNFNDISLDKRYASVCGFTQNELDNCFGDYFDGVNMEEVKAWYNGYNYLGDRVYNPFDILIFLDKGAKFDNYWWDSGQPSFLTKMFEKGAYETYDLENLELSSQELKQFTLSNLNLPSLLWQAGYLTITEEIQEPFGGSSYVLATPNREVRMTLNMLFLISLTSVESNRLLKRNEAVRSLFKNDLKEFEASVRAMFAAIPFNNYVQNNIQKYEGYYASVMFSFMAGLGLKCRTEETNSAGRIDMVMESPTHIYVIEFKVNVAKPKDGDRGEALDQIHKKKYYEPYLNDGRKIVLIGMHFSEEKKNLDWFKAEELSRN; via the coding sequence ATGAGCCAAAGACAAGCATTACCCATTGGAATACAGACTTTTGAAACCCTTAGATCTTCTAAGGATGATTTTTTGTATATCGATAAAACAGGGCAGATTTACGAAATGACCAAGCTAAGTGCTGGTTATTACTTCCTTTCCCGCCCTCGCCGTTTTGGTAAGTCAATGTTGTGCTCGACTATGCAGGCTCTTTTTGAAGGAAAGCAAGAACTGTTCGAAGGTTTATACATTCATGATAAATGGGATTGGTCTGAGCAATATCCAGTTGTAAGGGTGGATTTGAGTGGCATAAAATACACTTCAGTTGAAGACTTGGAAAAGCAATTGACCAACTGCCTGATTGATAATTGCCATAAGTTCCAATTGGATTTTGGCAATTTTAAAAAGTCTGGTCATGGCCCACAATTATCAGAGCTGATTCGGACCTTATATGAAAAATTTGAGCATAAAGTTGTCATACTTATTGATGAGTATGATAAACCTATTCAAGACACGTTATCTAATGACGATGACTTGGCTTCAAAATCATTAGATGTTCTTCGTGGATTTTATTCAGCCATCAAAGCCTCAGATCAGTATATCCGTTTTTGCTTCATGACCGGCATTACCAAATTCACGGGTGTTGGCCTATTTAGCGGTGCGAATAATTTCAATGATATCTCCTTAGATAAGCGATATGCTTCTGTTTGCGGCTTTACTCAAAATGAATTGGACAACTGCTTTGGTGATTACTTCGATGGGGTAAATATGGAGGAGGTTAAGGCATGGTATAATGGCTACAACTACCTCGGGGACAGGGTTTACAATCCATTTGACATTTTGATATTTTTGGACAAAGGGGCTAAGTTCGATAATTATTGGTGGGATTCCGGTCAGCCTTCTTTTTTGACCAAGATGTTCGAGAAAGGAGCGTATGAAACGTATGATCTGGAAAATTTGGAGTTATCCTCTCAAGAGTTAAAACAGTTTACGCTCAGTAATTTGAACTTACCCTCTTTGCTCTGGCAGGCAGGCTATTTGACGATTACCGAAGAGATTCAGGAGCCTTTTGGCGGCAGTAGTTATGTGCTTGCTACCCCAAATCGTGAAGTTCGAATGACGTTGAATATGCTCTTTTTGATCAGCCTAACTTCGGTAGAGTCCAATCGCTTGTTGAAAAGGAATGAAGCTGTGCGAAGCTTATTCAAGAATGACTTGAAGGAATTCGAAGCCAGTGTCCGTGCGATGTTTGCCGCCATTCCTTTCAATAATTATGTTCAAAACAACATTCAAAAATACGAGGGGTATTATGCTTCGGTGATGTTCAGTTTCATGGCTGGGCTTGGATTAAAATGCAGAACGGAAGAAACCAATTCAGCAGGTCGGATCGATATGGTGATGGAAAGCCCAACGCATATTTATGTGATCGAATTCAAAGTCAATGTAGCGAAGCCGAAAGATGGCGACAGAGGTGAAGCTTTGGATCAGATTCATAAGAAAAAATACTACGAACCGTACTTGAATGATGGCCGGAAGATCGTGTTGATCGGAATGCACTTTAGCGAAGAGAAAAAGAATTTGGATTGGTTTAAGGCTGAGGAGTTGTCGAGAAATTAA
- a CDS encoding BrxA family protein, producing the protein MFTFVGYQMTNKNKMPNKKYSFTFTLSLLRLSEFSMVMNALLRGQGTKDELILNFGNGKIKTGSLLYSELSKRAKALTPEQQEFYLDADLPTQKLLALLAVCKVYPFIRDFILEVLRNKVLLFDDQLSRLDYDRFFENKKELHDEVLALSENTERKVRRAIFGILLEAGLIEGEDGQYQIQRPWVSGRLEQVIRQDKEEWLMVLLHH; encoded by the coding sequence ATGTTTACCTTTGTTGGTTACCAAATGACCAATAAAAACAAGATGCCGAACAAAAAATATAGCTTTACTTTTACGCTTAGCCTTTTGCGATTATCCGAATTTTCGATGGTCATGAACGCACTTTTACGGGGGCAGGGAACGAAGGATGAGCTGATTTTAAATTTTGGAAATGGGAAAATAAAGACGGGGAGTCTGTTGTATTCCGAACTCAGCAAACGCGCCAAAGCCCTGACGCCCGAACAACAGGAGTTTTACCTCGATGCCGACTTGCCGACGCAAAAACTGCTCGCCCTGCTGGCGGTTTGTAAGGTGTATCCCTTCATTCGGGACTTCATCCTCGAGGTGCTGCGTAATAAGGTTTTGCTGTTCGACGATCAGCTCAGCCGACTGGATTATGACCGTTTCTTTGAGAACAAAAAGGAACTGCATGATGAGGTGCTGGCGCTTTCGGAGAATACAGAACGGAAAGTCCGTCGGGCAATTTTCGGGATTTTGTTGGAAGCAGGCCTGATCGAAGGGGAGGATGGCCAATACCAAATCCAACGCCCGTGGGTTTCGGGTAGATTGGAACAGGTCATTCGGCAGGACAAAGAAGAATGGTTGATGGTGTTGTTACATCATTAA
- a CDS encoding ATP-binding protein: MSQRQALPIGIQTFETLRSSKDDFLYIDKTAEIYKMTKLSVGYYFLSRPRRFGKSMLCSTMQALFEGKQELFEGLYIHDKWDWSVKLPVVRIDLSGVTYKNLETVEQKIQFVLNSNAKKHQIDLNTDELLGSQFMMLIESIAEKYQNKVVILIDEYDKPIQDTLSNDDDLASKSLDVLRGFYSAIKASDQYIRFCFMTGITKFTGVGLFSGANNFNDISLDKRYASVCGFTQNELDNCFGDYFDGVNMEEVKAWYNGYNYLGDRVYNPFDILIFLDKGAKFDNYWWDSGQPSFLTKMFEKGAYETYDLENLELSSQELKQFTLSKLNLPSLLWQAGYLTITEEIQEPFGGSSYVLATPNREVRMTLNMLFLISLTSVESNRLLKRNEAVRSLFKNDLKEFEASVRAMFAAIPFNNYVQNNIQKYEGYYASVMFSFMAGLGLKCRTEETNSAGRIDMVMESPSHIYVIEFKVNAAKPEGDERGEALDQIHEKKYYEPYLNDGRKIVLIGMHFSEKKKNLDWFRAEELLRN; the protein is encoded by the coding sequence ATGAGCCAAAGACAAGCATTACCCATTGGAATACAGACTTTTGAAACCCTTAGATCTTCTAAGGATGATTTTTTGTATATCGATAAAACAGCGGAGATTTATAAAATGACTAAGCTTAGTGTGGGTTACTACTTCCTTTCTCGCCCTCGCCGTTTTGGTAAGTCAATGTTGTGCTCGACTATGCAGGCTCTTTTTGAAGGAAAGCAAGAACTGTTCGAAGGTTTATACATTCATGATAAATGGGATTGGTCCGTGAAACTCCCTGTGGTAAGGATTGATTTGAGTGGTGTTACTTATAAGAATCTTGAAACTGTTGAACAAAAAATTCAGTTTGTCTTGAATTCAAACGCAAAGAAACATCAAATTGACCTAAATACCGATGAGCTATTAGGGTCACAGTTTATGATGTTGATTGAATCGATAGCCGAAAAGTATCAGAATAAAGTCGTCATACTTATTGATGAGTATGATAAACCTATTCAAGACACGCTATCGAATGACGATGACTTGGCTTCAAAATCATTAGATGTTCTTCGTGGATTTTATTCAGCCATCAAAGCCTCAGATCAGTATATCCGTTTTTGCTTCATGACCGGCATTACCAAGTTCACGGGTGTTGGCCTATTTAGCGGTGCGAATAATTTCAATGATATCTCCTTAGATAAGCGATATGCTTCTGTTTGCGGCTTTACTCAAAATGAATTGGACAACTGCTTTGGTGATTACTTCGATGGGGTAAATATGGAGGAGGTTAAGGCATGGTATAATGGCTACAACTACCTCGGGGACAGGGTTTACAATCCATTTGACATTTTGATATTTTTGGACAAAGGGGCTAAGTTCGATAATTATTGGTGGGATTCTGGTCAGCCTTCTTTTTTGACCAAGATGTTCGAGAAAGGAGCGTATGAAACGTATGATCTGGAGAATTTGGAGTTATCTTCTCAAGAGTTAAAACAGTTTACGCTCAGTAAGTTGAACTTACCCTCTTTGCTCTGGCAGGCAGGTTACTTGACGATTACGGAAGAGATTCAGGAGCCTTTTGGCGGGAGTAGTTATGTGCTTGCCACGCCAAATCGTGAAGTTCGGATGACCTTGAATATGCTCTTTTTGATTAGCCTGACTTCGGTAGAATCTAACCGACTTTTGAAAAGAAATGAAGCTGTGCGAAGCTTATTCAAGAATGACTTGAAGGAATTCGAAGCCAGTGTCCGTGCAATGTTTGCCGCCATTCCTTTCAATAATTATGTTCAAAACAACATTCAAAAATACGAGGGGTATTACGCTTCGGTGATGTTCAGTTTTATGGCTGGGCTTGGACTAAAATGCAGAACGGAAGAAACCAATTCAGCAGGTCGGATAGATATGGTGATGGAAAGCCCATCGCATATTTATGTGATCGAATTCAAGGTTAATGCAGCGAAGCCTGAAGGTGATGAAAGAGGAGAAGCCTTGGATCAAATTCATGAGAAAAAATACTATGAACCATATCTAAATGATGGCCGGAAGATTGTGCTTATCGGGATGCACTTTAGTGAGAAGAAAAAGAATTTGGATTGGTTTAGGGCGGAGGAGTTGTTGAGAAATTAA
- a CDS encoding sensor histidine kinase, which yields MAMNTQNSTTTNANRYEPTDKALIFDQILESTLAGYWDWNIPENTEYMSPTFKAMFGYLPEEMENVPESWQKIIHPDDLPSVYEIFEKHIESKGKIPYDNEVRYFHKNGSIVWVYCRGQVIEWDEEGNPTRMIGTHVDITKHKEAENVKQHNKELELKNRELEQFAYVISHDLQEPLNTIQSYIGLLNTKEQMLGDQDTQIFMRFINLAAKNMSLMVKSLLDYTRIGKNQNIEQVDTNQILLNCKAQLNAEISKSNAELVFKDLPIVKGMKFELHQLFYHLISNALKFSSSERTPVVTVTYSETEFDWIFNIKDNGIGIDKNNLRKIFVIFKRLHNKKDYPGAGIGLSHCLKITTLHHGDIWVNSELGKGSIFSFRISKNLNYE from the coding sequence ATGGCGATGAATACCCAAAACAGCACAACAACGAATGCTAACAGGTATGAACCTACTGACAAAGCATTAATTTTTGACCAAATACTGGAAAGTACGCTCGCGGGCTATTGGGATTGGAATATCCCCGAGAATACGGAATATATGAGCCCTACTTTCAAGGCGATGTTTGGGTATCTGCCCGAAGAGATGGAGAATGTTCCGGAAAGCTGGCAGAAGATTATTCACCCCGACGACCTGCCTTCCGTATATGAGATATTTGAAAAACACATCGAATCAAAAGGTAAAATCCCTTATGATAATGAGGTGCGGTATTTTCATAAAAATGGCTCTATTGTCTGGGTCTACTGTCGTGGGCAGGTGATTGAGTGGGACGAGGAAGGAAACCCGACAAGGATGATTGGGACGCATGTAGACATTACCAAACATAAAGAGGCTGAAAATGTAAAACAACATAATAAAGAACTTGAGCTGAAAAACCGGGAGCTTGAGCAGTTTGCTTATGTTATTTCTCATGACCTCCAAGAGCCCCTGAACACGATTCAGAGCTATATCGGATTGTTGAATACCAAGGAGCAGATGCTGGGTGATCAGGATACGCAGATTTTCATGCGGTTCATCAATTTGGCGGCAAAGAACATGAGCCTGATGGTAAAATCACTGCTGGATTATACCCGAATTGGTAAAAATCAGAATATTGAACAAGTCGATACTAACCAGATTCTGCTGAACTGCAAAGCACAGCTTAATGCTGAAATATCGAAATCTAATGCTGAGCTGGTTTTTAAGGATTTGCCGATTGTAAAAGGCATGAAGTTCGAACTGCATCAGCTATTTTATCACTTGATTTCCAATGCCTTAAAATTTTCCTCCTCCGAAAGAACACCTGTGGTAACGGTTACCTATTCGGAAACAGAGTTTGACTGGATTTTCAATATCAAGGATAATGGCATTGGCATTGACAAAAATAATTTAAGAAAGATCTTTGTCATCTTTAAACGCCTACATAATAAAAAGGACTATCCCGGTGCAGGCATTGGTTTATCCCATTGCCTGAAAATAACCACTTTGCACCACGGCGACATCTGGGTAAATTCAGAATTGGGCAAAGGCAGTATATTTAGTTTTAGAATATCAAAAAACCTTAACTATGAATAA
- a CDS encoding response regulator codes for MNKKLDSVLLIDDDEANNFLNAMVLEEMSVAKKIHVRLNGQEGIDFLNQCIAGHEPLPNLIFLDINMPLVNGWEFLERLEEIDTKQKLPIVIVLLTTSLNPDDQEQAKALERISAFLNKPLSVETLKEIFAQFFDIELAV; via the coding sequence ATGAATAAAAAATTAGACTCCGTATTATTGATTGACGATGATGAGGCCAACAATTTCCTTAACGCAATGGTGTTAGAGGAAATGAGCGTGGCCAAAAAAATTCACGTCAGGTTGAATGGACAAGAAGGCATTGACTTCTTAAATCAGTGTATTGCAGGCCATGAGCCCTTACCTAATCTGATTTTTTTAGACATCAATATGCCCCTGGTCAATGGCTGGGAATTTTTAGAAAGATTGGAGGAGATTGACACCAAGCAAAAACTCCCCATAGTCATCGTCCTGCTAACCACCTCCCTGAATCCCGATGATCAGGAACAAGCAAAGGCGCTGGAAAGAATTAGTGCATTTCTGAATAAACCCCTTTCTGTGGAAACGCTCAAAGAGATTTTTGCCCAGTTTTTTGACATTGAACTTGCGGTTTAA
- a CDS encoding PAS domain-containing sensor histidine kinase: MERVINSNTNQALEQENLLKIYDSLPVLCATICPSSGKILACNPSFSKVLLYENSEVIGKSLSYFFHPNDLDVALGVGNGIDTNKNLPAMEVGLLTKKGATIPVLFSVDLQYNKEGALQFINTTFQNNTAIKGIEKKLEDILTLTSHDLRSPLNSIGGLVNLLLRINGQHYDQRTISAMQIINQSILKMTDLVDDLPLLASNKERKVKKLICPENIVAEVLEQLDEEMTNTKGSVDVEGELPLVKVYKEEFKEAFCHLISNALSYHKIEEPPHVKISADRIGEQAIFKISDNGIGIEAKDFKKIFMIFRRVHNERNIQGLGLGLNKTKKIIDNHAGKIWVESKIGVGSDFFFSIPLEN; the protein is encoded by the coding sequence ATGGAAAGAGTGATCAACAGTAACACAAATCAGGCGCTTGAGCAGGAAAATCTGCTTAAAATTTATGATAGCCTTCCTGTGCTATGTGCTACTATATGTCCTTCTTCAGGAAAAATTTTGGCCTGTAACCCCTCATTTTCAAAGGTATTATTGTATGAAAATTCGGAAGTGATCGGAAAATCATTATCCTATTTTTTTCATCCCAATGATCTTGATGTTGCCCTCGGCGTGGGTAATGGTATTGATACCAACAAAAATCTCCCTGCTATGGAGGTGGGTCTGCTCACCAAAAAAGGGGCAACGATTCCTGTTTTGTTTTCTGTTGACCTTCAGTATAATAAAGAAGGGGCTTTACAATTTATCAACACCACTTTTCAGAATAACACGGCCATTAAAGGCATCGAAAAGAAACTGGAGGATATTTTAACACTAACCTCCCACGATTTGCGCTCACCACTGAATTCTATTGGTGGGCTGGTGAATTTATTGCTGAGAATCAATGGGCAGCATTATGATCAACGCACCATTTCTGCCATGCAGATCATTAACCAGTCGATCCTGAAAATGACTGACCTGGTAGATGATTTACCCCTTTTGGCAAGTAATAAGGAACGAAAAGTCAAAAAGCTGATCTGCCCGGAAAATATCGTGGCAGAAGTGCTCGAACAGTTGGATGAAGAAATGACCAATACCAAAGGCTCGGTTGATGTCGAGGGCGAATTACCTTTGGTGAAAGTTTATAAAGAAGAATTTAAGGAGGCCTTTTGCCACCTCATCAGCAACGCATTGTCTTACCATAAAATAGAGGAGCCACCACACGTAAAGATCAGTGCCGACAGAATTGGCGAGCAAGCTATATTTAAAATCAGTGACAACGGAATTGGTATTGAAGCAAAAGATTTTAAAAAGATATTTATGATTTTCAGACGGGTTCACAACGAACGAAACATTCAGGGTTTAGGTCTTGGTCTGAACAAAACGAAAAAAATCATCGATAACCATGCAGGAAAAATTTGGGTGGAATCCAAAATTGGCGTGGGCAGCGATTTCTTTTTTTCTATTCCTCTCGAAAATTAA
- a CDS encoding ATP-binding protein — MIESSYKSNADGVKLSNTIALLIALVIFPYIFIFQQMQGLEFMSPLSAVLSFAYITVPVLNHFKKYLAAKIYIVIQTTIEITVYSMVLGGETLLFVYFFSMVLVPLMFFSYEEKKLIFFSYLLILVNLIVDISYKYFTNDALMSSSYMPLIIGNIAVCFCLVCIYSYRIVQEKYHYSRRLEAHNQHLTDLIDQQIEAEEKLIKARELAESVSEAKQNFLSSMSHELRTPLNAVIGITNILIDSKPNEDQVDNLNVMKFSADNLLSLINDILDYNKIIAGKLTIEHVPFQLHEHVANLREANSFNAKDRNNQLVLSIEEQVPTFVKGDPVRIAQVLNNLINNAIKFTENGTINIRLKQGSPEDATVTFEVEDSGVGIAPENIDKIFKDFEQAEASTNRKFGGTGLGLPISKKLLHLMNAEIFVHSEVGKGTTFTFTVPFGVVKEEVQTQVTPQEHEIGHQNELVGKKVLLVEDNLINVKVVAQFLKKWGMSHDWAENGEIAVKMASKNAYDLILMDLHMPVMNGYEATKIIRTFNPTIPIIALTASALLEVKGNLLAIGMNGSVTKPFVPATLKNEILKNIMITAPDNVSSN; from the coding sequence ATGATCGAGTCTTCCTATAAATCCAATGCTGATGGTGTAAAGTTGAGCAACACTATTGCCCTGCTGATTGCCTTGGTGATTTTTCCTTACATTTTTATTTTTCAGCAGATGCAAGGGCTTGAGTTCATGTCCCCTTTATCTGCGGTGCTGTCTTTTGCCTATATTACCGTTCCGGTGCTTAATCACTTTAAAAAATATTTGGCAGCAAAAATTTATATTGTCATCCAGACCACCATCGAGATCACGGTTTACTCCATGGTCCTGGGGGGAGAAACGTTGCTGTTTGTTTACTTTTTTTCGATGGTCCTGGTGCCGCTGATGTTCTTTTCCTATGAGGAAAAGAAGCTTATATTTTTCTCCTATCTTTTGATTCTGGTCAACCTGATCGTCGATATCAGCTATAAATATTTCACCAATGATGCCCTGATGAGCAGCTCGTACATGCCGCTGATTATCGGTAATATTGCCGTGTGCTTTTGTTTGGTGTGCATTTACAGCTATCGGATTGTGCAGGAAAAATACCATTACAGTAGAAGGCTGGAGGCGCATAATCAGCACCTGACAGATTTGATTGATCAGCAGATTGAAGCAGAAGAAAAGCTGATCAAAGCGCGAGAACTTGCCGAATCGGTCTCCGAGGCAAAACAGAATTTCCTTTCCTCGATGAGTCATGAGCTCCGCACCCCACTGAATGCCGTGATTGGGATTACAAATATTTTGATTGATTCCAAGCCCAACGAAGATCAGGTGGATAATTTAAATGTGATGAAATTTTCTGCGGACAACCTCCTGTCGCTCATCAATGATATTCTTGACTATAACAAAATTATAGCAGGAAAACTGACCATTGAACATGTGCCTTTTCAGTTGCATGAGCATGTGGCCAATCTGCGGGAAGCCAATTCTTTTAATGCTAAAGACCGCAACAATCAGCTGGTACTGTCCATTGAGGAGCAGGTACCCACTTTTGTAAAAGGGGACCCTGTGCGCATTGCGCAGGTGCTGAATAACCTGATCAATAATGCCATCAAATTCACCGAAAACGGGACCATTAACATTCGACTGAAACAGGGTAGCCCTGAAGATGCCACCGTTACTTTTGAGGTGGAAGACAGTGGGGTGGGCATTGCGCCAGAGAATATTGATAAGATTTTCAAGGACTTTGAACAGGCGGAAGCGAGTACCAACCGTAAATTCGGCGGTACCGGTCTGGGCTTGCCGATCAGTAAAAAATTGCTCCATTTAATGAATGCGGAAATTTTTGTTCACAGTGAAGTGGGGAAGGGAACAACTTTTACCTTTACAGTGCCTTTCGGAGTGGTTAAAGAGGAAGTGCAAACGCAGGTTACTCCACAGGAGCACGAGATTGGTCATCAAAATGAGTTGGTGGGCAAAAAGGTGTTGCTCGTTGAAGATAACCTGATAAATGTGAAGGTTGTCGCACAGTTTCTGAAAAAGTGGGGCATGTCCCACGACTGGGCGGAAAATGGGGAGATTGCCGTGAAAATGGCCTCTAAAAATGCCTACGATTTGATTTTGATGGATTTACACATGCCCGTGATGAATGGGTATGAAGCGACGAAAATTATCCGGACTTTTAACCCCACCATACCGATTATCGCACTGACCGCCTCCGCCCTTTTGGAAGTAAAAGGCAACTTGCTGGCTATTGGTATGAACGGGTCGGTGACCAAGCCTTTTGTGCCCGCAACCCTGAAGAATGAGATCCTGAAAAATATCATGATCACCGCTCCAGACAACGTCTCCTCCAATTAG
- a CDS encoding GH92 family glycosyl hydrolase codes for MIKVKSIFLLIAGVFAMGTTMANTKKQVTKSPMDYVDPFIGTGGIVHTFPGATMPNGMIQLSPDGDTQGWNWCSGYHYSDTNLKGFSHTHLSGTGWSDLGDILLMPTVGKIQTEPGTKEHPDAGWRSRFSHDQEQASPGYYEVFLKDYDVDVALTAGRRVGYHQYHFPKTTEANVVIDPTNKIFGSIIETKVTQEDEHTVSGYCYSNGWGGKRYTYFVAKFSKPMTGFMVSSGKDLARATSREGKSARGFAIFNTEDDQQLEVRVAISAVSLEGAKANLASEVTDFSTALKQAKSSWAEKLNAFEVSGGTEAQKRIFYTGIYHNYIAPNLTSDVDGKYIVNEKVYQAKGFENYSSFSFWDTFRATQPLLHMVSPELSSNVMQSLIARHRDAKSHLPLWELCGVDNTCMIGYPTVAVLYDAIMKGVPGIDEEEAFEAMKDIANTNKDSSSDGVGGLDEYISLGYVPADIPKNVSKTLEYAYEDWCIASLAKRLGKMEDYRVFKARSENYRNLFNSDRKMFWPKNADGSWFGEINQHKWDELQQHWISGNLWAYEYFAPHAVNDLIELKGGVKDFTAQLDDLFSKSLDMEGEEHVDISGFIGGYAHGDEPGHANAYLYNYVGQPYKTQALVRQIMDEMYTDQPDGMPNNEDCGQMSAWYVFSSMGFYPACPGDEEFLIGSPLFSAAKMKLGNGNVFTMEAKNQSAENIYVQSIEINGKKVNRTYITQQEIMNGGSLKLVMGNKPNTKLGAKSKFRPTAPASR; via the coding sequence ATGATAAAGGTAAAATCTATTTTTTTGTTAATCGCAGGGGTATTTGCAATGGGAACCACCATGGCAAATACTAAAAAGCAAGTTACAAAGTCACCCATGGATTACGTCGATCCATTTATTGGAACCGGCGGTATCGTCCATACTTTTCCGGGGGCTACCATGCCCAATGGGATGATTCAGCTGAGCCCGGATGGAGACACGCAGGGTTGGAACTGGTGCTCAGGCTATCATTATTCAGACACCAACCTCAAAGGTTTTTCCCACACCCATTTGTCGGGTACGGGCTGGTCGGATTTGGGAGATATTTTACTCATGCCTACCGTCGGGAAAATTCAAACCGAGCCAGGTACTAAGGAGCATCCCGATGCCGGTTGGCGGTCACGTTTCAGTCATGATCAGGAACAGGCTTCACCGGGCTATTACGAGGTATTTCTGAAAGATTATGATGTCGATGTAGCATTGACGGCCGGCAGGAGAGTGGGGTATCATCAGTATCATTTCCCTAAAACCACGGAAGCCAATGTGGTGATTGATCCTACGAACAAGATTTTCGGGTCGATTATCGAAACCAAAGTAACGCAAGAGGATGAGCATACGGTAAGTGGCTATTGTTACTCCAATGGTTGGGGCGGCAAACGCTATACTTATTTTGTGGCCAAATTTTCCAAACCCATGACGGGCTTCATGGTGAGTTCAGGGAAGGACCTTGCCCGCGCAACAAGCCGGGAAGGGAAATCAGCAAGAGGGTTCGCCATTTTCAATACTGAAGACGATCAACAACTCGAAGTGCGTGTGGCCATCTCTGCGGTGAGCCTCGAAGGTGCCAAAGCCAATTTGGCATCGGAAGTTACGGATTTCAGTACGGCATTGAAACAGGCCAAATCCTCCTGGGCAGAAAAGCTGAATGCTTTTGAGGTATCAGGCGGGACGGAAGCGCAAAAACGCATTTTTTATACCGGCATTTATCACAATTATATTGCCCCAAACCTGACCTCAGATGTGGACGGGAAATATATTGTCAATGAGAAAGTTTATCAGGCGAAAGGCTTTGAAAACTATTCTTCATTCTCTTTCTGGGATACTTTCAGGGCTACCCAACCGCTGTTACACATGGTTTCTCCAGAACTGTCAAGCAATGTGATGCAATCCCTGATTGCCCGCCACCGCGATGCGAAATCTCATTTACCACTGTGGGAGCTTTGTGGGGTAGATAACACCTGTATGATTGGTTACCCTACGGTGGCCGTGTTATATGATGCGATTATGAAAGGCGTTCCGGGGATTGATGAGGAAGAGGCTTTTGAAGCGATGAAGGACATTGCCAACACGAATAAAGATTCGAGTTCGGATGGTGTCGGTGGGCTCGATGAATATATCAGCCTGGGTTATGTGCCGGCCGATATCCCAAAGAACGTTTCCAAAACCCTCGAATATGCTTATGAGGACTGGTGCATTGCCTCTTTGGCAAAGCGGTTGGGTAAAATGGAAGATTACCGCGTTTTTAAAGCACGATCGGAAAATTACCGAAACCTCTTCAATAGCGACCGCAAAATGTTCTGGCCAAAAAATGCCGACGGCAGTTGGTTTGGAGAGATTAATCAGCATAAATGGGACGAATTGCAGCAACACTGGATTTCTGGAAATCTGTGGGCTTATGAATATTTCGCACCGCACGCAGTGAATGATTTGATTGAGCTTAAAGGTGGTGTGAAAGATTTCACGGCCCAACTCGATGATCTATTCAGCAAGTCGCTGGATATGGAAGGCGAGGAGCATGTAGATATTTCAGGCTTTATTGGTGGATACGCCCACGGCGATGAGCCCGGGCATGCGAATGCCTACCTGTATAATTATGTCGGTCAGCCCTATAAAACGCAAGCACTGGTCCGCCAGATTATGGATGAAATGTACACCGATCAGCCTGATGGCATGCCCAATAATGAGGATTGTGGGCAGATGTCGGCTTGGTATGTTTTTTCTTCCATGGGATTTTATCCTGCCTGCCCAGGGGATGAGGAGTTTTTGATCGGCTCCCCATTGTTCAGTGCTGCAAAAATGAAACTGGGCAATGGGAATGTTTTCACTATGGAAGCTAAAAACCAGTCTGCGGAAAATATCTATGTGCAGTCTATTGAAATCAATGGAAAAAAAGTGAACAGAACTTATATCACCCAGCAGGAAATTATGAATGGTGGATCCCTGAAATTAGTGATGGGCAACAAGCCGAACACCAAATTGGGGGCCAAGTCAAAATTCAGACCGACCGCTCCTGCAAGCAGATAA